In Cycloclasticus sp., a single genomic region encodes these proteins:
- a CDS encoding group II truncated hemoglobin, whose translation MIETIKPGQTYKLTQYEKLGGEVGVRQLVNYFYEAMDSTTEVKTIRDMHAPDLSEAEDKLYLFLSGWLGGPSLYIEKFGHPRLRARHLPFSVGTKERDQWLHCMDTALNKMNIEKPMHDELMQAFFNTADFMRNQNK comes from the coding sequence ATGATCGAAACCATCAAACCGGGGCAAACATACAAACTCACCCAATATGAGAAGCTAGGCGGTGAAGTCGGTGTGCGCCAACTGGTTAACTATTTTTACGAAGCGATGGACAGCACTACTGAGGTAAAAACAATACGCGACATGCATGCACCAGACCTTAGCGAAGCCGAAGACAAACTCTATCTCTTTTTAAGCGGCTGGCTTGGAGGCCCTTCTTTATATATTGAGAAATTCGGCCACCCACGTTTACGCGCACGTCACTTACCCTTTTCTGTTGGCACAAAAGAGCGCGATCAGTGGTTACACTGCATGGATACCGCATTGAATAAAATGAACATTGAAAAACCCATGCACGATGAATTAATGCAGGCCTTTTTCAA